From Dreissena polymorpha isolate Duluth1 chromosome 15, UMN_Dpol_1.0, whole genome shotgun sequence, a single genomic window includes:
- the LOC127861010 gene encoding zinc finger protein 98-like, with amino-acid sequence MFGPYCGDTISYNHKSGYCWQIYKEGKVSHCVDAQNKATSNWMRYVNCAMTEADQNLVAFQYKGGIYYCTFKPVTPGEELLVYYGDEYARELGIYRDKNFLFRPKYFNGEESDILQTVMTQQLENEILQKKKNIENTDEKECNGEVWNNTSKNSSNLKTHMRIHAGERPYKCGLCGYESNQSYSLKTHMKIHTGEKPYKCEVCGYECNNSYSLKTHMRIHTGEKPYKCEVCGYECNQSGNLKTHMRIHKGEREYKCEVCGKAFNFSCNLKTHMSIHTGEKKYKCEVCGYECNQSGSLKIHMTIHTGEREYKCEVCGKAFNRSGHLKTHMRIHTGEKPYKCEICVKAFNQKVILKTHMRIHTGEREYKCQVCGKAFNQSCHLKKHMSIHTGERKYKCEVCGYECNQSGNLKIHMRIHTGEKKYKCEVCGYECNHTSNLKKHMSIHTGERKFKCEVCGYECKQSGNLKIHMRIHTGEGLCKCEVCGNTFNQSGNLKTHMRIHKGERERERERESTSVRCVEIHSTRVVT; translated from the coding sequence ATGTTTGGACCATATTGTGGTGATACCATCTCTTACAACCATAAATCAGGATATTGCTGGCAGATTTATAAGGAAGGCAAAGTGAGCCACTGTGTGGATGCCCAAAACAAGGCAACCTCTAACTGGATGAGATATGTGAACTGTGCTATGACAGAGGCAGATCAGAACCTTGTAGCATTCCAGTACAAAGGAGGCATCTATTACTGCACATTTAAGCCAGTTACACCAGGAGAAGAACTGCTTGTCTACTACGGAGATGAATACGCCAGAGAACTTGGCATCTACAGAGACAAGAACTTTCTCTTCAGACCTAAATATTTCAATGGAGAAGAAAGTGACATTTTACAAACTGTCATGACACAGCAATtagaaaatgaaatattacaGAAGAAGAAGAATATAGAAAATACAGATGAAAAGGAATGCAATGGTGAGGTGTGGAATAATACTAGTAAAAACAGTagtaacttgaagacacacatgaggatacatgcTGGAGAGAGACCATACAAGTGTGGGCTGTGTGGTTATGAATCTAACCAGAGTTATagcttgaagacacacatgaagatacatacaggagagaaaccgtacaagtgtgaggtgtgtggttatgaatgTAACAATAGTTATagcttgaagacacacatgaggatacatacaggagagaaaccgtacaagtgtgaggtgtgtggttatgaatgTAACCAGAGTGgaaacttgaagacacacatgaggatacataaaGGAGAGAGagagtacaagtgtgaggtgtgtggaaAGGCATTCAACTTCAGTtgtaacttgaagacacacatgagcatacatacaggagagaaaaagtacaagtgtgaggtgtgtggttatgaatgTAACCAGAGTGGAAGCTTAAAGATACACATGacaatacatacaggagagagagagtacaagtgtgaggtgtgtggtaagGCATTCAACCGGAGTggtcacttgaagacacacatgaggatacatacaggagagaaaccgtACAAGTGTGAAATTTGTGTTAAGGCATTCAACCAGAAAGTTatcttgaagacacacatgaggatacatacaggagagagagaGTACAAGTGTCAGGTGTGTGGTAAGGCCTTCAACCAGAGTTGTcacttgaagaaacacatgagcatacatacaggagagagaaagtacaagtgtgaggtgtgtggttatgaatgTAACCAGAGTGGTAACTTGAagatacacatgaggatacatacaggagagaaaaagtacaagtgtgaggtgtgtggttatgaatgTAACCATACTAGTaacttgaagaaacacatgagcatacatacaggagagagaaagttcaagtgtgaggtgtgtggttatgaatgTAAGCAGAGTGGTAACTTAAagatacacatgaggatacatacaggagagggACTGTGCAaatgtgaggtgtgtggtaatACATTCAACCAGAGTggtaacttgaagacacacatgaggatacataaaggagagagagagagagagagagagcgagagagtacaagtgtgaggtgtgtggaaATACATTCAACCAGAGTggtaacttga